A single region of the Stenotrophomonas sp. Marseille-Q4652 genome encodes:
- a CDS encoding energy transducer TonB: MTKGRVHLLAPALLLGLLAACSKDEPAAPAAAPGAANNAAAPAAPAEPAVSAKVQSMDTGELRDMASAALRDNRMYAPAGDNAMEYYLALRDKLPEDASVRQALTDLLPYTLIAAEQGLAREDFNEAQRLVALIEKVDDTAPALPRLKSGITNGMQAVVKRTQEETDKVKKEAETRAKQLADQQRLAQQQEAERQAAQQIAAQQEAARRESERQEAERQAAARREAEQRAAQQAAQQAAARPAATAPSLRPVSTPAPRYPAEALRAGISGEVLVEITVGTDGSVVNARVLRATPARVFDREALAAVKRWKFEPVSESVTTRRTLAFAPGS; this comes from the coding sequence ATGACCAAGGGAAGGGTGCACCTGCTCGCGCCCGCATTGCTGCTGGGCCTGCTGGCCGCCTGCTCGAAGGACGAGCCGGCCGCACCGGCCGCCGCGCCGGGCGCCGCCAACAACGCCGCCGCACCGGCAGCGCCGGCCGAACCGGCGGTCTCGGCCAAGGTCCAGTCCATGGATACCGGCGAGCTGCGCGACATGGCCTCGGCGGCCCTGCGCGACAACCGCATGTACGCGCCGGCCGGCGACAACGCGATGGAGTATTACCTGGCCCTGCGCGACAAGCTGCCCGAAGACGCGTCGGTGCGCCAGGCGCTGACCGACCTGCTGCCCTACACCCTGATCGCCGCCGAGCAGGGCCTGGCCCGCGAGGACTTCAACGAAGCCCAGCGCCTGGTCGCCCTGATCGAGAAGGTCGACGACACCGCCCCGGCCCTGCCGCGCCTGAAGTCGGGCATCACCAACGGCATGCAGGCCGTGGTCAAGCGGACCCAGGAAGAGACCGACAAGGTCAAGAAGGAAGCCGAGACCCGCGCCAAGCAGCTGGCCGACCAGCAGCGCCTGGCCCAGCAGCAGGAAGCCGAGCGCCAGGCCGCGCAGCAGATCGCCGCGCAGCAGGAAGCGGCCCGCCGCGAATCCGAGCGCCAGGAAGCCGAGCGCCAGGCCGCCGCCCGCCGCGAGGCCGAGCAGCGCGCCGCGCAGCAAGCTGCCCAGCAGGCCGCCGCACGCCCGGCCGCGACCGCCCCGAGCCTGCGTCCGGTCAGCACCCCGGCCCCGCGTTACCCGGCCGAAGCCCTGCGCGCCGGCATCTCGGGCGAGGTGCTGGTGGAGATCACCGTCGGCACCGACGGCTCGGTGGTCAATGCCCGCGTGCTGCGTGCCACCCCGGCCCGCGTGTTCGACCGCGAGGCCCTGGCCGCGGTCAAGCGCTGGAAGTTCGAGCCGGTCAGCGAGTCGGTCACCACCCGCCGCACCCTGGCCTTCGCCCCGGGCAGCTGA
- a CDS encoding ATP-binding cassette domain-containing protein — protein sequence MIRAHDLHKTFKTKTGVVNAVSGVSFEAHDGQITGLLGPNGAGKTTTLRMLYTLMRPERGHIEVDGIDPGNDPMAVRRALGVLPDARGVYKRLTARENIEYFARLHGMPAGLTRQRIAALSEALDMGEILDRQTEGFSQGQRTKTAIARALVHDPRNVILDEPTNGLDVMTTRAMREFLRRLRDEGRCVIFSSHIMQEVAALCDRIVIIAKGQVVASGSADQLREQTGEANLEDAFVKAIGSEEGLHA from the coding sequence CAAGACCAAGACCGGCGTGGTCAACGCCGTGTCCGGGGTCAGCTTCGAGGCCCATGACGGCCAGATCACCGGCCTGCTCGGGCCCAACGGTGCCGGCAAGACCACCACGCTGCGCATGCTCTACACCCTGATGCGACCGGAACGCGGCCACATCGAGGTCGACGGCATCGATCCGGGCAACGACCCGATGGCGGTGCGCCGCGCGCTCGGCGTGTTGCCCGACGCCCGCGGCGTGTACAAGCGCCTGACCGCACGCGAGAACATCGAGTACTTCGCGCGTCTGCACGGCATGCCCGCCGGGCTGACCCGGCAGCGCATCGCCGCGCTGTCCGAGGCACTGGACATGGGCGAGATCCTCGATCGCCAGACCGAAGGCTTCTCGCAGGGGCAGCGCACCAAGACCGCGATTGCCCGCGCGCTGGTGCACGACCCGCGCAACGTGATCCTGGACGAGCCGACCAACGGCCTGGACGTGATGACCACCCGCGCGATGCGCGAATTCCTGCGCAGGCTGCGCGACGAGGGCCGCTGCGTGATCTTCTCCAGCCACATCATGCAGGAGGTGGCCGCGCTGTGTGACCGCATCGTCATCATCGCCAAGGGCCAGGTGGTTGCCTCGGGCAGCGCCGACCAGCTGCGCGAGCAGACCGGCGAGGCGAACCTGGAAGACGCCTTCGTCAAGGCGATCGGCTCGGAGGAGGGCCTGCACGCATGA
- a CDS encoding ABC transporter permease, whose protein sequence is MSTLATMWTVLCKELRDISRDRRTLALTLFLGPILFPALILGSGSLAEKRARTQQQQVLEVPTIGREHAPNLVGYLATRGIKVVEAPEDLADALREQRVDVGLRISDSYAEDWRNGRPALVEVMLDSSQRDASIPAGRLTSALAAYGGEVGSLRLLARGIDASVASPLSIGSLDVVTPDAKRGLMLSLLLPYFLIITAFLGGAALVLDATAGERERQSLEPLLATPAPRGAIVSGKIAAACALGLVSLLLSLLAIKFSAMLGPASARNLDISMLTIGKLLFVLLPMLFIGTALLTLLAASAKSLKEAQSHMSWLMLLPMVPTIMLMVSPVKTQLWQFSVPFLAQNQLLLKVIRHEPISAQVWAVYLGAGLGLAALLWFGAVRRYHQEKLAISG, encoded by the coding sequence ATGAGCACACTGGCAACGATGTGGACCGTGCTGTGCAAGGAGCTTCGCGACATCAGCCGCGACCGCCGTACCTTGGCACTGACCCTGTTCCTGGGGCCGATCCTGTTCCCGGCCCTGATCCTGGGCTCCGGCTCGCTGGCCGAGAAACGCGCACGTACCCAGCAGCAACAGGTGCTGGAAGTGCCGACCATCGGTCGCGAGCACGCGCCCAACCTGGTGGGTTACCTGGCCACCCGCGGGATCAAGGTGGTCGAGGCACCGGAGGACCTGGCCGATGCGCTGCGCGAGCAGCGCGTGGACGTGGGCCTGCGCATTTCCGACAGCTACGCCGAGGACTGGCGCAATGGTCGCCCGGCCCTGGTCGAGGTGATGCTCGACAGCAGCCAGCGCGATGCCAGCATCCCGGCCGGGCGCCTGACCTCGGCCCTGGCCGCCTACGGCGGCGAGGTCGGCTCGCTGCGCCTGCTGGCCCGCGGCATCGACGCCTCGGTCGCCTCGCCGCTGAGCATCGGCTCGCTGGACGTGGTCACGCCCGATGCCAAGCGCGGCCTGATGCTGTCGCTGCTGCTGCCGTACTTCCTGATCATTACCGCCTTCCTTGGCGGCGCGGCGCTGGTGCTCGATGCCACCGCCGGCGAGCGCGAGCGGCAATCGCTGGAGCCGTTGCTGGCCACGCCGGCACCGCGCGGCGCCATCGTCAGCGGCAAGATCGCCGCGGCCTGCGCGCTGGGCCTGGTCAGCCTGCTGCTGTCGCTGCTGGCGATCAAGTTCAGCGCCATGCTCGGCCCGGCCTCGGCACGCAACCTGGACATCTCGATGCTGACCATCGGCAAGCTGCTGTTCGTGCTGCTGCCGATGCTGTTCATCGGCACCGCACTGCTCACGCTGCTGGCCGCCTCGGCCAAGAGCCTGAAGGAAGCCCAGAGCCACATGTCCTGGCTGATGCTGCTGCCGATGGTGCCGACCATCATGCTGATGGTGAGCCCGGTGAAGACCCAGCTGTGGCAGTTCTCGGTGCCGTTCCTGGCGCAGAACCAGCTGCTGCTGAAGGTGATCCGCCACGAGCCGATCAGCGCCCAGGTGTGGGCGGTCTACCTCGGCGCGGGCCTGGGCCTGGCGGCGCTGCTGTGGTTCGGCGCGGTACGCCGCTACCACCAGGAGAAGCTGGCGATCTCGGGCTGA